In the Drosophila takahashii strain IR98-3 E-12201 chromosome 3R, DtakHiC1v2, whole genome shotgun sequence genome, one interval contains:
- the LOC108063562 gene encoding uncharacterized protein, whose protein sequence is MELKVILLAVLSFLYHSNGAVYELVVYDEYIFSSCPDPAPGTLDIHGFLDLSEFSTEMDSDGGVTVSGNTTLVWDIQLGDRVEFAVKLFYLDRGTWTPTMFSVLIRDFCKVMYDKNQIWYNVWTRHITNDIKDKCVNVPGMKIMLEKYVLNLTVTGPIRDGRHKAYVTFRAFDAFNVERPTSICYEIISDLYKVQK, encoded by the exons ATGGAACTGAAGGTAATTCTACTGGCGGTGCTCTCGTTCTTATACCATTCAAACGGAGCCGTGTATGAACTGGTTGTCTACGATGAGTATATATTCAGCAGTTGTCCTGATCCTGCGCCCGGCACACTAGACATACATGGCTTCTTGGACCTTTCCGAGTTCTCAACTGAAATGGATTCGGATGGAGGAGTGACTGTTAGCGGAAACACGACATTGGTGTGGGACATCCAATTGGGGGATCGCGTAGAG TTCGCAGTAAAACTTTTCTATCTGGATAGAGGCACCTGGACGCCGACAATGTTTTCCGTGCTCATTCGGGATTTCTGCAAAGTTATGTACgacaaaaatcaaatatgGTATAATGTCTGGACACGACATATTACCAACGATATCAAGGATAAATGTGTTAATGTTCCAGGG ATGAAAATAATGTTGGAGAAATATGTTCTGAACTTGACAGTCACGGGTCCGATACGTGATGGTCGCCACAAAGCCTACGTAACGTTCCGAGCTTTCGACGCTTTCAATGTCGAAAGGCCAACAAGCATATGCTATGAGATAATAAGCGACCTTTATAAAGTTCAGAAATAA
- the LOC108063563 gene encoding uncharacterized protein — MDPKVVLLVVLSVITLANGAKYELLILDEDIFSSCPDPADGTLDVNGLFDLSELTTSMDANGITVSGNATLKWDIQLEDRVQMDAKLLYMDRGTWTPTMLGFTAKDFCKVMYEKNPNWYKYWTQYIRNDVKDKCLNAPGTKFIYETYVLNLSESVTGSLREGRYKLNFMFRAYDSSGTERPTRICFESQGDLFKV; from the exons ATGGACCCAAAAGTAGTCCTACTGGTAGTGCTCTCCGTCATAACCCTCGCGAATGGAGCTAAGTATGAGCTTCTGATATTGGATGAGGATATATTCAGCAGTTGTCCTGATCCAGCTGACGGCACACTTGACGTAAATGGCTTGTTTGATTTATCAGAGTTGACAACTTCTATGGATGCTAATGGTATAACCGTAAGCGGAAATGCGACATTAAAATGGGACATTCAACTTGAAGATCGCGTACAG ATGGACGCTAAGCTTTTGTATATGGACAGAGGCACCTGGACACCCACAATGCTCGGATTTACTGCAAAGGACTTCTGCAAGGTTATGTACGAAAAAAATCCGAACTGGTACAAATATTGGACGCAGTATATAAGAAATGATGTCAAGGATAAGTGTCTTAATGCTCCCGGG ACAAAATTCATCTATGAGACCTATGTGCTTAATTTGTCCGAAAGCGTCACGGGTTCTCTTCGGGAAGGTCGATACAAACTGAACTTCATGTTTAGAGCTTACGACTCCTCTGGAACCGAGCGGCCCACCCGCATTTGCTTTGAGTCGCAGGGCGATTTATTTAAAGTGTAA